The Brienomyrus brachyistius isolate T26 chromosome 9, BBRACH_0.4, whole genome shotgun sequence genome contains the following window.
catacgaggagcggacgagccaggcatgacaGTAGGTGGGCTACAGATAGAGTTGGGGGCGTGGTAAAAGTAGGAATTACATGAGGGGGGTAGGGAGGGGTTGGGCGAGTTTGGAACATTGTTTTTGTTCCGATGGTGCTGATGGTGCAGATTACAAATAGAAAAATAAGACGGACGTGAAAATGTGATCTTTAAAATCTcatttatataaatacaaaatccCATTAAAATCCATTGAAGAGGTGATTTAACACAGATTTACAAAATAAGGAGCTTTTGTCCTCATGTCCTCAAGTAACCCCACAGTAAACAAACATGTAAACTCTGCTTGGCACTAGCCTTGAACATTTAAATGTTGTTCGCTCGTTCAGTAAACGTTTAAATCAGCTTGTTGTACAGCTGACTCCCAATTTCCTTTTGAAATTTCCTTGAGGAATAGACAACAAGGTTCAAGAGACACAACAGAGGATCGTGACTAAGTACTACAGCAGCAGTTGATAACAGACACATCTGATGTTCTTCAACCATATTTTTTGTAATGATATTTGTAGCAATCTCTCTCTCATAGATTAAACATCCGACAAATTACAGCTGATTGGTAGACCAAAAATCCCTTTATAATCAGATATTcccaatttttttaaaataaattaatgacAAACATTGCATTGCATGGCTACTACAGTCTGATGATCAAGGTAACCAAATTCCTGACATCAAATACAATAATCTTCAAAGTTTCTGATAAAACAGCATTATTAGTAAGGTGAAATCAAAGCTAGTCACAAGAGAACGTGGATTTGTGCACTTTTCAGTCCATCAGGACAAGTCAGCTTTATTAAAGAGTCTAAAGTTATACCCTAGGGTGTGATCCACTGTGCCGTTTAGGATTGGGCTGGAGGTGAACTCCACGGTGCAGGTGGGTGTATAGGGACCCCCCTCCAGTTCCAGCAGCGTCACGTTGTTGGGGGCTTTCGTGACGAGGATGTGAGCTGGAACGTAGAGGGTGACCTGAGGCCCACGTTTGGGCCAGTACCGACCCAGATTGAAGCCATTGATCCAGACTTGCCCCTGAGACAGAAGTGTTTAAAAATAAGTGAAGATCACTGAGGTTGTTTCCAAGATCTTTGCTGTCCCTTTTCCCATAGAATTCTTTCTGCAGCTGAGGAGCTTGAATGGAGATGAAAATCCTTTGCTTTTCAAAAATGTAGACTTCCTATACATGACCCAGCCTAACACTGGCAATGGCTTTTTAATTCACCCAAGAACACAAACGACGTacttttcatccttgctgctaACAGTGATTTACACCACACACACTACAATTGCAAAGTTATCAAACCGTCCATCCTTTTAAAGTAACAAATCTGTACTACAGGTCTTCTGCGAAAGCCTTTTTGCGCCGCTAGCTAATAGCTGATAAGCAGAGAACGAAACAATTACGAGCTGCTAATTCCATTTAGCTATATAGATAGCTTAGATATAGGGAAGAAAAAACATCAGGGCATTAAGTTTCCACCAAAGACCCATCTCAGCCAGGTTGCTGCTTAACCTCGGGCAGTCCATGCGTACccccgcaaaaaaaaaagaaaagcctatcccatctccccccccccccccaccctcttctTGTTTTTATATCCCTTTCACAATGCAAAGCTCAATAGGACCCATGGATCGAATCGCAATTCATTTTGCCATTTGCACGTTACACTGACGTATCGTACATGCTGTACTGCTGGCTGACGAACTGTAAAGTCACACTTCCCTGCTCCTTCTTATCTGCAGCGACAAAAAGATCCTTATCTTCTTATCTGATACAGCCTGTCCAAGCCTGGAACAGGTCTTTCGTCTCACCACCGAGTCGGAACTGCGGTGAGTTTTCGTAGAAATGGTTCAATGATcgatgcacaaaaaaaaaaaaaaattacgacTTTTGGTGGCTCATTTTGCGTTGAAGGTATGTTCATTTCAGAAGAACATGACAAAGTTCACAAGGGATTTTTTAACGTTAACTGAGGTCGAAATGACCTTTCGAAGACACCCCTACAGATCCCCTTACTCAGTCATTACTAATACAAGTACTTCCCACGAAATTTCCGATTTCAGTGTCAGAAGGgaatacaaaaaaacaacatttgGGCGTGACATGCGGATtcagttaaaataataatttaccaTAATACCATTTTACTTACAATGTACATTTACAGGAATGTTTAACATGCTTTACGCACCAGAAACTTCACTTATTGAAACCTGGGCAGCCGAATAAAGTACAAATGGAAAACCAAGCAAGAGCTGAAAAGCAGGACTCCCTGGCTTAACTGAGGTCATGCTTCCAACGTAGGCCTACCTTGGTCCAGCCGGGGAACTGGATGTAGGTGTCCTGTGGCAGGTCCGGAATGCCGCTGGGGATGCTGAAGCTGCCTCCGTAAAACGTAGGGACAGAGAGGGGCGACCCTGAAGCTCGTGGGTCCTCGGCCTGGCCGCCTCTCGTCAGCACTCCTTCTTTGACAGCCTCGTCGATGCTCAGGCTGTACACCAGCCAGGCCGTGAGCACCTCAGAGCCCAGAGTAAGGTTGGTGATCAGACCCTGCACATGACAACACATCCTTACAGCAGCAGCGACACAGCGACCTACAGAGCAGACTCCTCATTCAGCTTCAATAACAGGATCATGTTGTAACTGTATTTTGCTGGCAAAGCCTTTAATATGGtagcccccctccaccccacaaATCTTATCCCAATTCCTCCCACAAACCAACCTCTTCATTGAGGGCTCCTATACGCCCCCCAGCACTGGCTCTTCCCCTTTAATCAGAATTGCTTCTATTCAAGTGTGAATCATCTAAAAACAGCTTTCAGATCATCACCTATTCAATGTCCATGTGACGTTTGAATTATTATGCTAAAGTGTTATCATCAGTTAACCAGTTCCGAAATCACGTCAGAGgaatatcatcatcatcatcatcattatcattattattattattaataacaataataacattcatattgataataataataataatggcataAAATTAAATACCCCATTTAATTTCTGATTTCAGTGAAGAGGACACTCATTAGAGGTGGTGACATCTAGCTGTTTTTTTCTCACCCACATATCCCACCTAAAAGACAAGCTCCTTCACGCCTAAAGTCACTTTGTTACTCATGATGAAGTGGCTCAGTGTTTAGCACTGTAACCTCACACTTCTGCAGTTGGGGTTTGAATTTGTGTTTCTTTGAGGTCTTAAACTGAGATTTTGACTCTAAACTCCACAGTGTGAGTATACCCAGCGATATCCCCTGCccagtgccctctgcttccTGCGAGGGGCCTCAGGCTCACTGCAACCGACTTCTGGATAAGCAGTAATCAACCAGAATTACTGTTGTCAATATCCTTGGCttacactcaaaaaaaaaaacattccatgTCAGCCTATATATATCTAGCCCCATATGCACACCCACTGCACATTTACGTATGAATACTCATTTTCGCCTTTGATACTTGCAGTCCATTTGACACTTAGCGCTAATTGCACATATTCATGATTATTGTTGCTTTGACAGCATATCAGTAATGCAGCTAAAAGTTGGGGGCCCCCAGACAAAAAGTCACCTTTGGCCCCCTCTTAGGGTTGCCATtttcaacaaatttatttttaaagttgAAAAGCTGAACATATACAAGGGCGATTCACAGTAGGAGAGACTTACAGGGATCTTAAAAAGGGTGGTACGGTTACAATGACGTTCTGGAAAATCTGGCAACTATAACCTTGTgggaaggatttgtttttttttcccatgctCACAGTCTGATAAGTTACCACAAAAGTTTCTGCTTTAGTTTAGCACCGAGCCATTTTCAAGTGAAACCGTTGGTGTAGTTTCCTGACTGTGGTGGTGACAGAAGCTAGCAGACATGACTGCACTTATATTAAACAAAGACGGTAAGAAGCAGAAAGCTCCGCTGAAGTCATGGCTGACCATGTGTTCAAAATGGCAAACACTTTGCATTACAATTGTCATTATTCCATtacttgataaaaaaaaaagagcatgaTTAAAGGTGAAAgaggggattggtgctgtcgtcctgccactctcgccgatcacttaagctgtggatggtggGTTGGCTTGACGCCCCTGGAAACCCTCatgtctgtgcttccttccaggtctctcttttagccaggctgccatagttactttagtcctgccggaggTTAGGGTAGGTGTacggcaataactcttctccatctcctCTTTTCCGAGCTGATCTCGACCTGacactacaccgtgtgaacccgcacctggactcctggagataactacatgaaactgGGACTTTAAAACCATATGAACTCAAATTAATGTCATTATAAatacagtttcatgctccccggtcgcccagatgaggatggggtccccttccgagtctaggttcctctcaaggtttcctCCTGCtaaagggagtttttccttgccactatcgcctcaggcttgcttggtggggttcgggCCGGTAcgatgtaaagtgctttgtgacagttgttaaaagcgttatataaataaaattgatgtcgcacagacacaaagcaatgctgacaaatcacttgcttttaCTCAATATGGTCTCCAGGGATTCCAAAATACTTCCATACAGCAGAAGACGAATGTCTTTTGGTGACGTTAGCATTTTAGATCTATTTTCTTAAACAAAAATCTATGTTGAAAAGGAGTCATCAGTAAAATACCAAAACTCGCTAAGTTTggtttcctatgacagagtaaaaacattttagcaaaacttATTGATGGTCCTAACCCAGCTGATTATCACAGTTCTTGCAATGCGACAACTGCATGTGTGTAACGTGATACCTAGTACCTAGCGTGGCAAGACGGCTTAGTTCTGGCCGCTTTGTGGGCATGGACTTTGAATGCTCTCCTCTTGCATGCGTGGGTTTACACTGGATCGTCtgctttcctcccacagtctaaGAATATGTCTaaattgtgtgtgcatgtgtcacaTACACATTACATCATGGGGACCTAATCTCTCCACAATatgaaaattattttgaaattgTGAGGACCGaggctacttatggttaaggttagggctgggagaGGGTAAAGGCTGTCACTGTTGGGAcaggggtttttcccatagaaatgaagggacagtccccacaaaaacatgaatacaaacatgcgtgtgtgtgtgtctgagtgagTGTGCACCCTGCAATGGGCCGGGGCCCCAACTAGGGTTGGCTCCTGCCCCGTGCCAACTGCAATATATAATGcatataatgtaatgtaatgaaataatataacaaCATATCAATCATTCTTCAATTATCCATCAAATTAATAAACTTAATAGTGACAGCcctattttacataataattcAGTGTCATATTTCACAATAAACACGGCAAGACCTTAATCTGACCTTAAAATCATTGATGTTCTTCCCATAATTGACTCGCCCCATATTCTCCACCAGAATGTCCAGTTGACTTCCAGTCTTCCCAGTGACATTGATGGTCTGACACTTGTCCCTTTCCAATACGCCTGACGCGACCTAGAAAAAGTTGGTGAGGAaattgacatttatttattcGGCAGACATGTTTATCCTAAGTCTGACTCAAGGATCCAACAGTAGAGTCACTCTGATGACACAAGGGTCCAACAGTAAAGTCACACTGATGACACTGGCATTTAAACTGGTAGCCTTTCAATCACACTCAGTACACAGCATGTGTCATTGCGAGTGTGTGCCATGTGAAGAACTGGCTTTCCGGGAATTGCTTAGATGTAATGTTGGCCTAGCATAACCTAACAAAGAGTGAAATGCCAAGCACAGCTGTTATATCTTTGCGCTACTCTACGCACCGCCACCAGCAACAAACATCTTTTATGTGGCTGTGATACTGGGCTATAAATAATGGCACTACCTGGAAACCTTGATGAGAGAGTTTGCAAAATAGCACAATTTGCATGAAGGTGAAACAGTGGTGGCAGGATTCAAATCCAGACCGCTTTAGCCTAGTCTAGCATGCTACCATTATGGCTTTAGCTTAGCTTTTATGGATACATAATACATACTATTTCAAAACCAATCCAAAATCTGTATGCGACTCTTATTGTGATATCGGACAGGATGGCTGAACAATCTATGGTTTGTGTGCACATGTTGGTTGACATGTCAACCCAATTATCGCTTAATTGTTCAATTATGCTTGCTCGATCACTGCAGGAGATGAAGAAAGAGAGATAATTGTACATACAGAGGATCTTGAACAAAACACAGATGATGTTCATTTAAGGCAGCCTTTGCCCCTTTGTGAAGCAGTGTTTAGAAGGCAAGGAAGTAGGTGTGTGCAGTGTAATTGCCCAGGGTTTGGTGGTATGACAGTTTTAAAAGGTGACACATATTCTAAACTTAGTATGATATATTTAGATAATTTAACTAAATACattacatggaaaaaaaaaaaaaacattgcatgGAAATTAAATGTTTCAAAACTGATACATGAACGTGGACAGGAGCAAATCGCACAAAATCTGAGATTATATATATTGTCAACTTATATCCATTAAGATATATTTCAATACAAAGGTAACAGCATGCTATGTAAAGTACCCTGACCCGCTAAAATGGGACCTTATGTAGCTGAGAGAGGCTGCTAACACCTTTTAAATTGCTGGATCACCAAGTGAACAATCTACGAGAGGGGAGGGGAGGACACTACGTACAGTTTTAACTATTCTTAAAACAGCTAGAATATTCACCagaacacagcacagcacagaaaACACTATTCCAGTTTCTGCTGGGCTATGGTAACCATTACCTACCCCATCCACTGAAACATAGGCGCGGTCATGGACTCCATTCAGAGGTGAGGACAGTGCGGTCGGCATACTGCAGTCTATTGGCAGCTTGGTCCGGTACAGGACAAAGCCCGAGctcttttaaaacaaaatttcaaaaacaaaacaagtggAATCAGGAAGTGCTCGATTTTAATGGCAATTGGGAGGGTGTGAATTAAAGTGTTCTACAGTGTCACCTGCTGCAGGTCAGTGAACGTCACAGGGTAGGTGCTATACACAGGCCCGGAGAAGGACAGAAGGTCAACGGCATCAGAAACGCTTCTCAGCTGTGTGTGGGATGAACACAAACAATGAGGGAGACCTTTCTGGAAAGAGGAGGACAAGCTTAACACAGCAAGCGCACAGCGTGGCGTCAGCCGACATCGCGATGGCGGTCCACAAGAACACACAGTACCTGACTCAACAATGCAAACGCAAGCGCTGAACAGTCTTTCCAAACCCTAACCACAAGGGCCCTCTTCTAGCTCTCTGATGAAGGCTATTCAACCACACATCCTTCCTGTCATATACACAAATGACAACTTCCTGTAGAGCGTCTAGAGCTAATAAATAGAAAGGTTTTGCCAAATTGAATACTAGAGAGAGCATCTTCTGGACGAGCTTGCGCAGCCAGCTAGGAATCTCCCAGACGTGTGATACTTCTTCCATCTTGTGGGGGATGGTCGAGTGTTTGTGTTGACAATCGTTAAAATGTCATCGATGTACTTGGATGTTAAATCAGAAGATACTAAGATAAAGTACCGATggtgggaaaagggaacatgtGACAGTAACTGAAGAGAATGAAGAAGTCAGAtctttttaatttattcataaaaaCATACAAACTACTAATGCTAATGGTTAAAGCACAATACCTCTCACTCAGAGAGTTTAAACGTTCTTTGTGACCAGGCCCATTATTAAGAGCACTAACTAAATTAAAAAGATAATCTGAATTATATGCACTCAGAAGTATTATGGTTGCAATCAGGTGTGAGGAGTGCAAATTAGATGAGGAAGCATCAAGGCTGACAACTAGGTCAACATGCAGCTCAttctggacacaaaccacagtgGGTTTCATGGTTACATGGAGTGTTAATAAATACAACAACAGAATAGATATTTATTGTCAGCATAGAAAGACCGTTTAGCAGCTCTAGGATTGTTGGAATAGAAAATTAATCTAAAATTCTCgctggcagaaaaaaaaaacccccatGTGAAGGGCCTGACAGATGGAAATTACGAAAGGCCTTGAATGGCTCATGACATTTAAAAAACGTTTCTACGCATTTTAATCTGAAAGGTATAGTACTGACCCTTTTCATCTTGACAGGTCCGTATGCATACTTTGGCGTGGATGGAGGTATGGGGCCTTCTGGAACTTTATTGTACTGGAAAAGTCACAGAACACCAATTAGTGACGACGCGAGATCTTTAAGTGATACCCTAAGACTGAGATACAATGGGCATCTTTACACGCGCTTATCCAACTCTACAAAGCAGAGGGTGGGGGAGACTCTGGACCAGGTCTCGGTCCATcccagcatgtttttcaacCATGGGGAGGGAACAATACAGATAGAAACACAGAGACATGTTCAAAACCTGGAACAGGGCCTGAACCCTAAAAGCGGGAAGTGTGAGgttgcagtgctaaccacctaaCCACTATGTCACAGCAGATAAgacaagtacaaaaaaaaaaaaaaaaacaggaagtaaAGATGACATCCACCGAGGTTACGCCTCAGCATGGAGATTCTCAAACAAACAAAGCAGAGGGATGTGAATCTGCCGGCCTGCTGTAAACTACGGCACAGATGGGGGCTCCGAGCAGCCGTACCATTCGGATGACATCCCGTATAGCAAAGTACTTTTCTGTGAGATCGCCGGCCTCAGTGAGGGGAGCATCGTAGTCGTAGCTGGTCGGTTGGGGGGCGTAAGGAGTGTTAGCGCCTGAGGAaagagaatggggggggggggcatttctgaCAACCTGTAACTGGGAGCCCAAAACCCACATTCTGCAGGCAGCCAGTGCAGGTGGCAGATGTCAGACAGCGTTTCATATCTGCAATtagctagaaaaaaaaaatcaccaggcTACTTTGACCTGGACTACGTGCTCTCCAGCACAAAGACAGCTTACTTCATAACggtaccagagtgcagatctACACAGCACAGTGTAAAAGGTCAATAGCCGAAGGAGGAAACGCATGGATCTATGAGGGCCTTTATCACACACATGGGCAAGCATACAGTCAGTCTCATTACCTACCATTCCAGTATCCAAAATTTGTTCCTCCAATAAACATGTATCTACAAGAACCAAAACAGTATTGTGCTATTAAGATTAAAGCTGATTTAATACTCTCAGGTACTCGTTTAATTTTATGCTTGAAGTACAAGTCATTAAAAAAGTATACATTTGATTTATCAGTCACTTATCACTTCAGTTCTGTCAGTTTTTATACTTCTCTCACCAATAAGGCATTGAGTTTGGTTACCAGGGTGACAGTCGTCACCACAACTGCCCAAAAAGACCGCATCACAGCTGAATACTTACAGATTCACGCTGGCTCCCGTCTCGAGTATCTCACTAAGCGACTTCGCCACGATCCCTTTGGGCACAAGTGAGTGTGGCTCCCCCCAGTGGTCAAGCCAACCAGTGTAGAACTCGGAGTTCACCTGAACCATTGGTGGACATTGCATACTCAGAGACGGGGAAATTCAAAAAGAGATTTTTTGCCAGTGCTAATTGTAAGAGTTACTCAGCTATATTCACTGCTTGATTCTGATCAATCACAGTATTTCATGAAGCAGAAATAATACAGAAAAATacagggtcattccatgtcaATTCAACAAATTTGGCATGTGAATTACACATGGTGTAAcgcatggtggtgcggtggggtcacatgtgtgtggagtttgcatgttctccccatgtcgtcatggggtttcttccggtttccccccacagtccaaaaacatgctaaggctaactggaattgctaaattgcccataggtgtgcatgtgtgagtgactggtgtgtgagtgtgccttgcgatgggctggcccctcatcctgggttgttccctgcctcatgcccattgcttccgggataggctccggaccccccacgacccagtaggataagcaatttggaaaatggatggatgaattacacATTTTCCAGAGCTCAGAAATGGATTTTtagatttattttatatatatatatatatatatatatatatatatatatatatatatatatatatatatatatatatatatatatatatatatatatatatatatatatatatataaaaaaaaaaaaagcagtaaCTTTTTACTATTAAGGCTACATGGCTAAGCTATAGCTCATTGGAAAGCTCAGAAAAAGCTACTTTTTCATGGTATCAAATGTAACATTTGGTGTAAATTTTCACTTTGGGcaatttttattaaataaactGATTGATTAAAAGTGAATCAGATTAATGTGCAGTTTCAATGATTTTTTCCCCTAAGCACAGAGCCTCATACCTCCTATAAGCCCTTTGAAAAACAGCACAATTTTACTTCATTTGAAAGCAGATAGAGAACTTTCTTCCTAATTAAATGGAAAGGAATATACCGTCCCCCCACAAACCTTTTTAAGACTTAGAAACAGATTTTAAAATGTGAGGGGCCCAAGGAACAGGCTCCCGCTGTACATGCGTGTAGTGCAGATAGACGTGCATTTCAGAATAAAAAAGGATGGTaattaagagaaaaaaaagagaaaaaaaaacgtttacCTAGAAAGAGACTTTGCAATAAATACCAAGAAAAAGTTCTCTTTCAGAACTTTGAACTGCCATGTCATGTAGCTATAATATTTGCAGCTAAGAAAAACACCCAGAATTATACTTTTTTGCTACTCAAAGTgtatgaaaggcgctatatctcaaaaaagaaatacaaataaataattatgaaataataatacagtTTATTCTGAGATCAGATGGGTGTGTAATTCACACGAAATTTCCTCAAAACCTAAAATGATGATGTA
Protein-coding sequences here:
- the glb1 gene encoding beta-galactosidase; its protein translation is MAFVFCVLLLCSVIGTAKITLASNRTFDIDYEKDCFRKDGQPFRFISGSIHYNRIPKVYWKDRLLKMYMAGLNTIQTYVPWNYHEPFPNKYIFEGDHDLEQFLQLANDTGLLVILRPGPYICAEWDMGGLPAWLLRKKDIVLRSSDPDYIKEVDRWMGKLLPMIKPFLYQNGGPVITVQVENEYGSYFACDFNYLRHLAQLFRYHLGNEVVLFTTDGAGVSYLKCGSLQDLYATVDFGAGGNVTAAFEAQRHAEPHGPLVNSEFYTGWLDHWGEPHSLVPKGIVAKSLSEILETGASVNLYMFIGGTNFGYWNGANTPYAPQPTSYDYDAPLTEAGDLTEKYFAIRDVIRMYNKVPEGPIPPSTPKYAYGPVKMKRLRSVSDAVDLLSFSGPVYSTYPVTFTDLQQSSGFVLYRTKLPIDCSMPTALSSPLNGVHDRAYVSVDGVASGVLERDKCQTINVTGKTGSQLDILVENMGRVNYGKNINDFKGLITNLTLGSEVLTAWLVYSLSIDEAVKEGVLTRGGQAEDPRASGSPLSVPTFYGGSFSIPSGIPDLPQDTYIQFPGWTKGQVWINGFNLGRYWPKRGPQVTLYVPAHILVTKAPNNVTLLELEGGPYTPTCTVEFTSSPILNGTVDHTLGYNFRLFNKADLS